A window of Chryseobacterium shandongense genomic DNA:
GAATTTAAATGCTTTGAAAGCTTTTGTAGAGAAAGCAATTCAGGAAGCTAAAGATAGAAATGTACTTTTATCGGCGCATTTAAAAGCAACGATGATGAAGATCTCCGATCCAATCATTTTTGGAGCTATCGTAGAAACTTTCTTTAAAGAAGTTTTCACTAAATATGCTGAAACGTTCAAATCTTTAGACATTAATCCAAATAACGGTCTTGCCGATCTTTTCGATAAAATTAAAGGAAACGAGCAGGAAGCCAATATTAAAGGAGACATCGAAGCTGCTTTGGTAAACGGTCCGAGAGTGGCGATGGTAAATTCAGACAAAGGAATTACCAACTTCCACGTTCCTTCCGATATTATTGTAGATGCATCGATGGCTGCTCTGGTAAGAGGCGGCGGAAAAATGTGGAACAAAAACGGAAAAGAAGAAGATACGGTTTGCATCATTCCGGATCGTTCGTATGCCGGTTTCTATCAATCTGTTATTGATGATATGAAAGCGCACGGAAAGCTGGATCCTACGACAATGGGTTCTGTTCCGAATGTTGGTTTGATGGCTCAGAAAGCTGAAGAATACGGTTCTCACGATAAAACATTCCAGGCTTCTGCTGACGGAACAATTGAAGTACAGGACGAAAACGGAAATATTCTGCTTTCTCAGAAGGTTGAAAAAGGAGATATTTTCAGAATGTGTCAGACGAAAGATGCGCCTATCCAGGATTGGGTGAAATTAGCAGTAAACAGATCTAGATTATCGGATACCCCTGCTATTTTCTGGCTGGATAAAGGAAGAGCGCACGACAGAGAAATCATCAAAAAAGTTGAAAAATATCTTAAAGATTACGACACAAACGGGCTTGACATCAAAATTATGGATGTTAAAGATGCGATGACAGAAACTTTAAAAAGAGCAAGAGAAGGAAAAGATACGATTTCTGTTTCAGGAAATGTATTGAGAGATTATCTTACGGACCTCTTCCCTATTCTCGAGCTTGGAACTTCTGCAAAAATGCTTTCTATCGTTCCATTGATGAATGGTGGTGGTCTTTTCGAAACAGGAGCAGGAGGTTCTGCACCGAAGCACGTTGAACAGTTTGTGGAAGAAGGATATTTAAGATGGGACTCTTTAGGTGAATTCTTAGCATTACAGGCTTCTTTGGAACATTTGGCACAGACTCAGGGGAACACAAAATCCCAGGTTTTGGCGGATGCGCTGGATGAAGCAAATGCTAAATTTTTAGCAACCGATAAATCCCCTGCGAGAAAAGTAGGACAAATTGATAACAGAGGTTCTCACTTTTATCTTGCAATGTATTGGGCCGAAGCATTAGCCAACCAGACTGCCGATGCAGAACTTGCTGCTGAGTTTGCTCCGGTTGCAGAGGCCATGAAAGAAAACGAAGAAGTAATCAATGCTGAATTGATTGGTGCTCAGGGTAAGCCTCAGGATATCGGAGGGTACTATAAAACGGATACATATAAAACATATGCTTCCATGAGACCAAGCACGGTTTTAAATGAAATCATTGACGGAATTTAATTTCCACGTTTTGAAATAAATGAAGCTCCTTTTTTAAGGAGCTTTTTTTATTGAGTCCATTAAATTTTATAGCTTTTTCTAAATTTTCTAAATTATGATAAACTTTGTTTAATCTTAAAATTAACATTAAGAAATCTTTAGATTCGACGTAGTCAATTTCAGTAAGTTAACCCGACTATGATGAAGAAATCAATTCATTGATTTTTATTAAGTTTTTTAAGCTAAAAGAGCTTACTGTCTTAATGGTAAAAATAAATTCCAAATTTAAACAGGCTATTTTAACTAAAAAAATCCTCCCGGAAATGAGAGGATTTATTGTTGAAATAGGTTGTAGAAAAATTTAATTGAAATAAAAACTTAATCAGGCATGTGCCCTTCTTAATTTAATCATGCTTAAAATAAACAGTCCTAAAATTCCCAGTACGAAATATCCTTCTGCTACTTCTAGCTGAACCTGGGGCTTTATTGCCGCAACAATCCCGTAGCTGATTGCCGAGGTGATGATAAAAGTGACACCCCCGGTAAGACCGCCTGCAATTCCTGCTGAATTAGGAAATCTTCCAATACAGTAAGAAAAGTAATTATTGAAGATAAATCCTGCGGTAACGTGTATCAAAAACGCAAAGGCAACAAGACTGTAAATATTGTTAGAGAAATAAGACGCAACAAACATCAGAACAATAAGTAATAGCTGAATATAGTTGGCATTTCGTATTTTAGGCAAAAATGCTTTATTGATTAATGCTTTTCCTAAAAATCCTCCGGTCATCCAGGCAAATCCCAGAATTAGCGAAACGTAGCCCGCCACTACTTCAGAATAGCCCATTTTATGCTCGATAATGAAAGATCCGCAGAGATTAAAGAACATAATCATTGAATAGCTCAATCCGCACATAATCATACCGTAAAAGAAATCTTTAGCTTTGAACATCGCATTGTATTCTTTAATAAGAAATTCCAGATGAAAAGGATTCCTTTTTTTCAATGTTTCACCGGAAAATATAAACTCCAGTATCAGCAAAACTAAGCTATATCCTGCCAAAACATAAAAATTAGACTGCCATCCGAAACTCTTCTGCAAATATCCACCGATAAATGGCGCGATAATAGGACCTACTGACCAGACGATCGTCATAATGCTGAGATAATGTTTCCGCTCTTCTCCTTCATATACATCTACAAAAAAAGCTCTTTTGGAAACGACTGCAAAACCCGATAAAACACCCTGTAAAACGCGCATTGCATAGATTACAAAAATATTCTGCGTTGTCGCTGTAATTAAGAAAGACGCAACAAACAAACCAAGCGACAACATAGAAATCCTGTATCTACCAAACGAATCTACAATACTTCCCGCAAAAAACTGGGTCAATCCATAACTAATCAGAAATATGGAAAGCGTCAGTTGGATATTGCTTTCCGGTTGATGCAGCTCCGTTGCCATACTTGGCATAGAAGGCAGGTAAATGTCCGTTGCAAGACCCGACATCGGAATTACGGCGAATGCAAGAATCGTCGCAAT
This region includes:
- a CDS encoding NADP-dependent isocitrate dehydrogenase, whose amino-acid sequence is MSDKSKIYYTLTDEAPMLATHSFLPIVKAFTKSANIEIAVPDISLAGRILANFPEFLKDDQKIGDALAELGQLATQPDANIIKLPNISASAPQLDAAIAELQAKGFAVPDYPAEPKNEEEKAIKAKYAKVLGSAVNPVLREGNSDRRAPKAVKNYAKANPHRMGDWASDSKTDVAHMESGDFYGTETSTTVENATKFRIVFKGNDGSETQLKDFANLQAGEVIDSSVMNLNALKAFVEKAIQEAKDRNVLLSAHLKATMMKISDPIIFGAIVETFFKEVFTKYAETFKSLDINPNNGLADLFDKIKGNEQEANIKGDIEAALVNGPRVAMVNSDKGITNFHVPSDIIVDASMAALVRGGGKMWNKNGKEEDTVCIIPDRSYAGFYQSVIDDMKAHGKLDPTTMGSVPNVGLMAQKAEEYGSHDKTFQASADGTIEVQDENGNILLSQKVEKGDIFRMCQTKDAPIQDWVKLAVNRSRLSDTPAIFWLDKGRAHDREIIKKVEKYLKDYDTNGLDIKIMDVKDAMTETLKRAREGKDTISVSGNVLRDYLTDLFPILELGTSAKMLSIVPLMNGGGLFETGAGGSAPKHVEQFVEEGYLRWDSLGEFLALQASLEHLAQTQGNTKSQVLADALDEANAKFLATDKSPARKVGQIDNRGSHFYLAMYWAEALANQTADAELAAEFAPVAEAMKENEEVINAELIGAQGKPQDIGGYYKTDTYKTYASMRPSTVLNEIIDGI
- a CDS encoding MFS transporter, with amino-acid sequence MITLKEKNKFIATILAFAVIPMSGLATDIYLPSMPSMATELHQPESNIQLTLSIFLISYGLTQFFAGSIVDSFGRYRISMLSLGLFVASFLITATTQNIFVIYAMRVLQGVLSGFAVVSKRAFFVDVYEGEERKHYLSIMTIVWSVGPIIAPFIGGYLQKSFGWQSNFYVLAGYSLVLLILEFIFSGETLKKRNPFHLEFLIKEYNAMFKAKDFFYGMIMCGLSYSMIMFFNLCGSFIIEHKMGYSEVVAGYVSLILGFAWMTGGFLGKALINKAFLPKIRNANYIQLLLIVLMFVASYFSNNIYSLVAFAFLIHVTAGFIFNNYFSYCIGRFPNSAGIAGGLTGGVTFIITSAISYGIVAAIKPQVQLEVAEGYFVLGILGLFILSMIKLRRAHA